A single genomic interval of Candidatus Hydrogenedentota bacterium harbors:
- a CDS encoding glycosyltransferase family 2 protein, with protein sequence MTALEKYLARHADLERWPLVSGDTAGIAQAVVIPVMAERDTLFSTLDSLAADDPDELARTLVVCVVNNRPGAGCMEENQETLRRLWPLMENGGPLRLACVDASSPGCELPGEGGVGLARKIGMDRALGLLAHNGFTRGALVCLDADTRVQPGYLRAIRETLSRASAWAAVIDYAHPIELSPAEAAAIVCYETFLRYHVMGLRMAGSPYAFHTIGSAMACRADAYAAVSGMKPRQAGEDFYFLQALAKTGPVALIHDTVVRPSARPSDRVPFGTGARVRRHLAGMEDEYRLYDPRGYLFLRDWLLGVESRPDAGPDVLLADAGPLRAFLEARRFADIWPRLQANSRDARQALWQFHRWFDGFSTIKCLHYLRDNGFPPVKSFDALAFLASEVDLPLPELGPGIEHDLERQKAVLWRLRDWAASDPGPRGIA encoded by the coding sequence ATGACGGCGCTTGAAAAATATCTGGCCCGCCATGCCGATCTGGAACGCTGGCCGCTGGTATCGGGCGATACGGCAGGCATCGCCCAAGCAGTCGTGATTCCCGTCATGGCGGAACGCGACACACTGTTTTCCACGCTCGACAGCCTTGCCGCCGACGATCCGGACGAGTTGGCCCGCACCTTGGTTGTCTGTGTCGTGAACAACCGGCCCGGCGCGGGGTGCATGGAAGAAAACCAGGAGACGCTGCGCCGATTGTGGCCGTTGATGGAGAATGGCGGACCGTTGCGGTTGGCCTGCGTGGACGCCAGTTCGCCGGGGTGCGAATTGCCGGGCGAGGGCGGCGTCGGTCTTGCCCGGAAGATCGGCATGGACCGGGCCCTGGGCCTTCTCGCGCACAACGGTTTCACACGGGGCGCCCTCGTTTGTCTCGACGCCGACACGCGGGTCCAGCCCGGCTACCTTCGCGCGATACGCGAAACGCTGTCGCGCGCGAGCGCGTGGGCCGCCGTCATTGATTATGCGCACCCGATCGAGCTGAGCCCCGCCGAGGCGGCCGCCATCGTATGTTACGAGACCTTTCTGCGCTACCACGTCATGGGTTTGCGCATGGCTGGATCGCCCTACGCATTCCATACCATCGGATCCGCCATGGCATGCCGGGCGGACGCCTACGCGGCGGTGTCGGGCATGAAGCCGCGCCAGGCAGGGGAAGATTTCTACTTTCTTCAGGCGCTCGCGAAGACCGGGCCGGTCGCGCTGATACACGACACGGTTGTCCGGCCTTCCGCGCGCCCGTCGGATCGCGTGCCGTTTGGCACCGGGGCGCGCGTCCGCCGGCATCTGGCTGGAATGGAAGACGAATATCGGTTGTACGATCCGCGCGGGTATCTTTTTCTGCGCGATTGGCTGCTTGGAGTGGAATCGCGTCCCGATGCCGGGCCGGATGTACTGCTGGCGGACGCCGGGCCGCTGCGCGCCTTTCTTGAAGCCCGGCGGTTTGCGGATATCTGGCCGCGGCTGCAGGCAAACAGCCGCGATGCGCGGCAGGCGCTTTGGCAATTCCATCGCTGGTTCGACGGTTTTTCCACGATCAAATGCTTGCATTATCTCCGCGACAACGGATTTCCGCCGGTGAAATCGTTCGATGCGCTTGCCTTTCTGGCTTCGGAAGTGGATTTGCCTCTCCCGGAACTCGGTCCGGGCATCGAACATGACCTGGAACGGCAAAAGGCGGTATTATGGCGTCTGCGGGACTGGGCGGCATCCGATCCGGGACCAAGAGGCATCGCATGA
- the miaA gene encoding tRNA (adenosine(37)-N6)-dimethylallyltransferase MiaA encodes MASTSPINAIVVLGPTASGKTRLGVRIAHAFGGEIVSADSRQVYRELNLGSGKDLGEYMVDGAAMPYHLIDIADLSQEFSVFDYQQRFHETFAAIRARGALPVVVGGTGLYLEAVLARYRMVAVPENPALRAELAGLSDALLLARLAALKPRLHNTTDLETRERTIRAIEIAEYSRDHDPEPAPEIRPVVLGALWNREELRNRIRLRLAERIQAGLIEEVRDLHAAGVPWERLERLGLEYRFIAEYLQGKITRRNDLVQKLGAAIGQFAKRQDTWFRRMERRGCVIHWIPRADAETAMEILHRAGLRSNRSGGSDRSDELQEPHDGA; translated from the coding sequence GTGGCGTCAACATCGCCCATCAATGCGATTGTCGTGCTGGGGCCGACCGCGTCGGGCAAGACGCGGCTCGGCGTGCGGATCGCCCATGCGTTCGGCGGCGAAATCGTTTCGGCGGATTCTCGGCAAGTGTACCGGGAACTGAACCTCGGTTCGGGGAAGGATCTCGGCGAATACATGGTTGACGGCGCCGCCATGCCCTACCATCTGATAGATATTGCGGATCTCTCGCAGGAATTCAGCGTCTTCGACTATCAGCAACGTTTCCACGAAACGTTTGCGGCGATACGGGCGCGTGGGGCGTTGCCGGTGGTTGTCGGCGGAACGGGACTCTACCTCGAAGCGGTTCTTGCCCGGTATCGGATGGTTGCCGTGCCGGAGAATCCCGCGTTGCGGGCCGAATTGGCCGGACTCTCCGATGCCTTGCTGCTGGCGCGGCTGGCGGCGTTGAAGCCACGCCTGCACAATACAACGGACCTCGAAACGCGCGAGCGGACCATCCGCGCCATTGAAATCGCCGAATATTCACGCGACCATGATCCTGAACCGGCGCCGGAAATCCGCCCCGTCGTGCTCGGCGCGCTATGGAATCGGGAGGAACTCCGGAATCGGATTCGCCTGCGCCTCGCCGAACGCATCCAGGCAGGCCTGATCGAAGAAGTGCGCGATCTGCATGCCGCCGGCGTGCCGTGGGAACGGCTCGAACGGCTCGGGCTCGAATACCGGTTCATCGCCGAGTATCTCCAAGGTAAAATCACGCGCCGCAACGACCTTGTCCAGAAACTCGGCGCCGCCATAGGCCAGTTTGCCAAGCGACAGGACACTTGGTTTCGCCGGATGGAGCGCAGAGGCTGCGTCATTCACTGGATTCCGCGCGCGGACGCGGAGACGGCGATGGAAATCCTTCATCGGGCGGGCTTACGATCCAACCGATCCGGCGGATCCGACCGATCCGACGAATTGCAGGAACCCCATGACGGCGCTTGA